tgatggcacgtgtgacttgatacagaatctttttgcttattatattttggcgtatatcactttataactattgcataaatgcatatatatattgtgatgtccttggatttgtgcaatgggaatcggatcgtgatgagatcacgataatgagatcgattcacctttaaacacatatcctaaataatcccggtcataggttactcgagagggacatcgtgataaccggatagactggtgtgctgtatacccgtccatatgatggatgcagctggtctcatagctgctcgtgtagggacactagggatacagtacaggtgctcattggagaatgagttcactgattgatccgcttacggaatgctggatggttgatgatgccttattgtcagacagcgattccgtagtcctagtggtgtatctagtccttagacttgagacaccaaggatgtcctgtatgagtgctccactctttgataccagacttataggtttggttgttcccagatctagtacagctggtcattgggagtggtagtcgaccttacgagggctattgagtgtcaatagaggatcatccactctcggcgtcatgagaggaatatcctatgtgttcttgctcagacaaatccctggccagggtcattcgggttgagagagaaagagttctccgggagaatccgattagagcgagactcgagtagaaaccatatgggtctgacagcaccatgctcgatatacggtctctgggatattagatggatgagagactataggtacatggtaactgaggacagacaggtccaatggattagattcccttgtatcgtctggggactacggcgtagtggcctagtacgtccgtagtcgatgagtcgagtgaattattacagagataataattcactgagttagaaggagttctgacaggtatgactcacggccagctcgatattgggcctagagggtcacacacatatggtaggcattgcgatgagtagaggttcggatatgagatatccgacggagcccttgtcttattggatgcagatccaatacccactagggaaggtcccattagggtttaacacgggatctctataaataggagggattcacagcctcataggctagagtctttgcttgcctttcctattctcctctccctcttcacctcagagtaggcctagagttttgaggagcgtcgtcgcaaccctgctgtgtggatcaccgctagagaggaggacgcttgacctacttcaccctctcctaaggatctacaaggaaatagggatatacgatctccctaggtaacacaatctctatacgcagttttgtgttttgcggatttttgcgcaccaatcttcgcacgacgatgaatatctttttgggaatcggggattttgttttcttgttcttccgctgcgcatatgatgtcgccccccaatgatttcccaacaaaaactgTGTCTCAACAGGAAAATCGATGTTTTACTACCAATCACaagttttaaattttcttgttagaagtgccaagtcatcatcacagtcctcatcacttgagttttctctcaagtggtcttctgaagttttaagtgtcatatccttcctgttctttggaaggatgtcttcttgctcttcatgagctttgcaagtcatctcgtaggtcattaatgacccgattagttcttcaagagggaagttgcttagatctttcgcctcttgaatagcagtgactttaggatcccaactcttaggaagagatcttagaatcttatttacgagctcaaaatccgaaaaactttttccaagtccttttagaccgttgacgacatccgtgaaacgggtaaacatgtcgccaatggtctcactcggtttcatccggaaaagttcgaaagaatgtaacagaagattgatttttgactctttcactctacttgtgccttcgtgagtcacttcgagtgtgtgccaaatatcaaatgtggtttcacaaactgaaacatggttaaattcgtttttatcaagtgcacaaaataaggcattcatagcctttgcattaagagtgaaagccttcttctccaattcattccaatcgatcattggaagagaagacttcaaaaatccattttcgacaagattctaaagttcaaaatccattgaaataaggaaaatcctcattcgggtcttccaataggtgtagtccgtcccattgaacatgggtggacgtgtaatagaatgaccctcttggtttccggtgtatgtcatctctcttgggttttaattcgtttgaaagttaaccccgctctgataccaattgttaggatcaagagcactaagagaggggaggggagggtgaattagtgcagcggaaaactttcgacgattaaaactgcattcgtacgataagagcgatttcggtagaaaagccgattcgtaaatcactttaacttgtgatcaagcaagatgtagttaaagcaagtctatgaaggtagtttgcaattatgatggaaattagaatgtaagcgtaaactgaaatatgatgttcgtatgataaaactgatttacgtctaaatgccgattcggaaaatactgaactttgaaacacgatcgtaaatacgcagaaggcagtaagttattgaggaggtttgcagtaaagataatatgctcaaagtaaatgcaaaccgagatttagagtggttcggtcaatcttgacctacatccacttttggcttcctccaccgacgaggtcatcgatgtccactagaggccttccttcaataggcgaaggccaaccacccttttacagtttcactccttttgacgggcttaggagacaacccttacagaattttctttcctctcttgacagatcaaaacttggaagaaaagaggaaggagaatttttaactcatacaacacttttgagctttaaaaatcacagagtatgatcagaatttcggtggttttttgttgctcttttattgctgaaagggtggggtatttataggccccaacccaatttgaattccgagctcaaaactatcaattcccagaattttggggtctggcggttgcaccgcttggcagagctcgaagattgagcatctgggcgatgccacctcttgtcaggggcggttgcacctcttgccagagctcggagaccgagttcaGGAGGTGCCACTAcctaactggggtggttgcaccgcccaaccagagctcggagaccgagctcaagcggttgcaccacccagccagagctcggagactgagccctgggcattgccaccgccgacccaagcggtgccacctctggccaagtaatctgggtccgaatgggctgatccatttggcccaatttgggtctgtcaagggcccaattgccccaagattaagttaatgggatcacctcccatttctaacttaatcatcgtgctaactacgaatttcttaagacatttactgcaacttgctccggtgcgtcaatcgcttcttccggcgagcttccgtcgatcatccgatgaaccctcggttatgctcctgcggacttccggcaaactccaagacttgcgacgatccacttggcaagttccaacgagcttctttggcaagctcctggacttctcggatttgttcccgtagaacctccgacgaccgtccgaacttccgtcaaattcTCGaaaccccaacgtgatcatagtcttgactccggcgcaactcctgctgcatgtcttactttcatcgtagttaatcatgcacacttatctcaacatatagattagataacaaatgacaattgatgtcatcatcaaaatccgagattcaacatcaatctgttcaacgtagaactagagctcccatcttgttgaaacccgctaaagtgctccaacaagctctttttgaaatcatgaagagtttcttgtagctgactctcaattctggttttcaacgcttccatttgtgccttcactgagttatcgacaGCCATTGCGTACAATTGCAAGTTATTAATCCCCAGTTCtttttctgatgtctagtcaagggcatctacACAGTAGCTAGGCAGTAGCAGTGACGGTGGCGGCAGCCGGCGTTTGCAGCAGTAAGGGAACCCATGCGACTGTGGCGcgactggaaacaagggcagcaaggtgagttacctgtgctctgtttcggttacaaaggaTTGAGAGCAAGGTGGAGCAGTGGCTGGGAGGTGAGcggtggtcgtcgcacggtggcccacaaCGATGATGGGTTGGCTGGGCGGTGacggcgctcgaggggaagaggagtgctggaggtggCACGGCTGGTGGAGGCATAGCTAGAACAAGGACAACAACGGTGAGttcccctgtttcggtcgccgtgaggaggggggcaactGGCGGCTACGACTGcgacccggggggggggggggggggggggcacggtAGTAGGGaagttagggcagcgtcgccgatagtatcaacgacgaaggggtggtccgctggcagGGAGATGGCGCCAGTGGTCCTTCTCGCTCAAGCGAGATGGGGAagtgaggaggagaggtcgctagcTAGGGGGGCAGCAGCGGCGTTGGTCGATCGGCCGGGAAACACCATCGGCAGTGggaaggaggcagcaagggtcGCTGTAGGGCGTAGCCTGCCGGAGAGCAGCGGtggcggtggggaagaagggaagtagGGAACCCTTCTCGGTGGCCGCCGGGGTAACaaccctttttccttttttttttttttgaatagttacgttgcagcgagaacgccaaggatcgctactctgataccaaatgataagaccctaaagttttatcataaaaaagaagaaaaaaaaggggatgatcacttcgagaggataagcctccttgatcgtttcgaggggatcgacctcctagggtttgtcaaaagacagaatagtatttttcatatataactgaaaagaagcagttacatccctatttataaagttccgactttaactaaactaaacagacttaataaatatgtaaaaaataaaattaaagcatagaaaataaaagaaaaaataaaaggatcctaatagCACATTCTCCGAGActgtatcaggtggtggtaccgcctaaacatagtctccgagagactgtcaagcggtggtaccaccaagtgatagggtgctaggcgatggtaccgccctatcaagcggtggtactatctaGTGTCAGAAAGCACTAGCGATGGTACTACGAGTACTCGGaagacccgagatgagatatttttaggctctaagtttgaatccacttgaggcctataaatacctctctagttaacacacacaagtacaaagagtttaaaagtgagaaaatgctatagtAATCACCGGAGAAATCTCTTcctctaagttctaagtttagaattgtatttagagaggagtgtgtgcttgtaaatattgtttcctaaacctatgaaaaggagaagagggttgtaaaagggtagttggtctgtgcctattgaaggaatactgttagtggatgctggtggtctcgatggaagaggaatcgggagtggatgtaggtcaccatgACCAAACGactataaactcgatttgcatttcttttgagcaatttactttaactacaaacttccttacttgctatactcttccgtatgctttcaatttaagcatctttatgaaataggtttttatcgtatgaagatttttaaaccgacgacttttatctgctgcactaattcaccccttctcttagtgtcaactcgttcccaacagttggtatcagaaccaCGTTATTtattatttggtttaacaaccaagaaAAATAACTCTTTTTGAATTTCATAAGggtttttctatcattcgtcctctcaTATTCAATAGGATAGATTACATTTACTGAAAAACTCAtgagagtttttttattttttatggatttaaatttatgaaatattattgaaaacggttttaaaaagtcttctagtaaaagaatgaaatgatttgaagaaCTAACAGGTAAATACAAAGAACATCAACTGACCAAGATTACTAGTGCCAATATTTAACCTTATCAACAGCTACAGATCAGTTGGTCTTCCATCGTTATCATAGCATGTGTTATGTATCTAATAAATTCTGGTTGGACAATCTACCATAATCCATTACTCTGATGAAATTATCTCCCATGTTCCACATGTGAGATCTTCTAGCCACctaattatcatctttgtcttttGTCAAATGAAAAATCAACGGAGATCACACTGCTTACATGACCATCAGTCTCATGTGCCATTTGCAGCTCTGATGAACCTCCATATTCTTTCATCTCTTGTTCTTCTTTCATTAATCCTTTTGATGTTGCGGCCTTTCTGTAGTGGGAAAATGATTCGTCAAATGAATGATGGGGTGGTGGGGTCAACTCCTCGGGATCATATTGGTCATCGTCCATGGTGAATTTCTTGGGAGAGTTTTGCAGACTCTCTGCCTCATTATGATGATACTGTAAGACGTGAAGTGGCGATAAGCGATGGGTTGGAGTAGCTGGCCTGCTTGTAGACAAAGAAGGCGTCACACTTGCAGACCTCCTGTTCTCTTTCAAGCGCTTCCTTGCAGTGTGATGCCACTTTCTTAGAGCAGTTGCTACTCTCTCATTAAAGATGGTAGGCTTCAGATTAGACCCCATCTGTATAAGATACAACATTTGTATGTTTTTCAGACTACAAATGTAGGatgttctttctcttttttttttttttttcgaaaagcATGTTTGATTATGTAATATACCTGTGTTACTAGTGCATAGAGAGGTAGTGTAACATAGCTACATAGGACCTGTATGAGAACACTGGAAAAAAAAGATGCGCAAGTTAGAACTTTTGGGTTGTATTGAATGTGTATCACAGTATAATGAGAATATTTATAAATTTGGCATCAATCGAATACTGAAATAATGTACAGTGCTCAGATCAAAAGCTTCGGGAATTAAATCTTCTATAGTCTGAACAACTTTTTATCTCATATTTTATCATACCTAGGATGAGGACATATACCAAAGAGAATTTTTTGGTTTCTTGTTGGTTCGCTTCATTTCGGTTTAAATCCTTTAAAAAGCGATGCTCATTGTAAGATGTGTATTAGCTAACTCTACTGTTATTTGGCAAAAAAGTGCAAGGtattttttttttccccaaataAGAACACACTAGCAAATTTTCTCTAATGCATAAGTAGtattttcgcatgtagaaattttTTTAGAAAACTGAACTGCATAGTTTTGCATGTCGACTATATCACGTCATCGCATTGCATTTGTTTGTAAATTCATATATAGCTGGTTATTGCTTGGACAAAACAACTGCAAGAAAAGAGTAGGAAAACTAACCCCATGGAGATTAGAATAACTATGTCTTCTATACTTTTGTGGAAGCATGAAGGGTAGCCAAACTCGTACTGCAAATGATTCCAAGTATCAATAACGTCAAATTAAGTTATCATTTTAATTTACTATCTACGAAAGTTTGGTTAAGGTTATGGATGATaagtcttctttttttctttttttttttctcacccaactccaAGCAAAGAAGGCGAGCTGAAATGCATTCtgcaaaggagaaagtgttgaatTACGCTACAATTATAGTTatttagaaaattttgatttaataaaaattaccTGAAATAGGACAAAATGAATTAGAAAGAGTAGAAGGCCTGGGCGGTTGAACCAGAAGAGTTTGTCTCCAGGACGAACAACTGGGACACCCTTAACAACATCCCCACGTTCCATAATTTGTATAGCCATCTTTGTAATTATGACTTGAAGTTTTGTTCCAACCATGAGAACTATCTGCAAATATACTTACTATTGATAAACAGTTTATCATAATTTTGTACTAACTCAGCAAAATGTACTTACTATTGAATTATCTTCCGATCGTCATGTCATAGTTCATGGCATGCTGAGAAGATCACATGCTTTTTTTTAACTGATTTGCCTATGATTTGTTTAATCGTGTTCCATAGCTGAGATTAAGCTAACACTTGATAGGATGCTCGTATACATCACcagataaattttttatttcttattcacAGTAACATATACTTTGATACAAAACTTTCATAAGCATTGAGGACTGACATTTACTGACATGCTAAGATCATGTGCAAGTGTTTCCGTAATTGAGAAAAAGTAATGACTTCACAGGAAGTAGAAGTGAAAGTTAGTGTTGGAGAATGCAATTTAGACTTACAATCAAAGGGATAAATGGCAGCCATAAAGAGGAACGCCAACCTGAGAACATATAACAACCATTGAACTGTCATCTCTGTGCACATAATATCATAGGCAGAATTCGGAAACAGGAAATGTCAATACATACCATGTGTATTAAATAGCAGGAAGCATACTGCAATGAACCATATTGTGGGGCTACAAATAttaaaatgaagaagaagaataagaagaaaaaaaaaaccaagccGATGAAACAAACAACTGAAAATTTTGAAGGTGTTGGCATTAATGCACATTCTAATGGCCACTTAATTTTGGTGGGGAGCATATAAATCAATCGTCATACCTTATCCCAACTACAACTTTAAAATCCTCTTCAAGCGACCGCTTTATATACTTCTGAAAGTTAAACTTGCTTGAACTTTGCGGCGCCAAGTGTGCCTGAGATTCTTGTAGTGTGAATTTGCAGCTTGTGTAGCTAAGGCAAGTACTACGTTGTTGATAGAACCAATGACTAGCTACTTACTATGATGAACCCATGTCGTAGCGTCAAATAATCAACTTTAGAAACTGAGCTCACAAATTGTCTGATAAAGCAGACCTGTTGCAAAAGATGGTCAAACAAATGGTCAATATAAGGAACATAATGGagtgtttttttctttcttacattTTATCTTCCTTCATGATATTACAAGCAAAGAGGAAGATCAGCCCACGGTAAGTGACACAGATTATTGGTTTCAAAACAAGGAAATTGTTGATATTTAAGGCTCCTTATGTTTTTGCTATCGCTATCGTcatctaatctttctctcttcttgATCATTCATTATCTACAAGCACTGCTTTCTCTTCCATTTGAACTGCTGCTagacattttttatttttggtgtAAGAAACAACAATCTATTTTCCTAGAAAGAGCTAATGATCAGCATAGCATTATTTAAAGAGTCTATCCTATCCTACTAGAACATTACTGGAGTTCCCTGATATGCTACTAGTGCAGGTTTCGTACAAAGTAAAACAGGATGTACTGGATTTAGATCTTACAATCCAGACGAGAACATGCGGCTTGCTCCAGAAATTCAAGTGCCGACGGCCAAATGATGTATCCCTTGCAAATCTAAACCTGTCAGGATCTGTTTAAATATTTTGGGCAGAGTTGCAACACATTCATCAGTGCTATTCAAGTGCAATGCAATACAATACATCAACAACACAAAGCAACATGTAGAGGCATACTAATGTACCATGAGAGAATTGGAATTCGGCTGTTTCAGTCTCTAATTCCCATGATTTCCACCTTCTCATCTGTATTGTATGTGGTACATGCATCGCCCATAACATATATAAGTTGATGTTTGTTATGAATCAAGTTCAATCCATTGTATTAATTAAACACTGCCGTCCGTACCTTCAGTCTACCCAGAGCCATGGTGACCACGCAGTAAAGGATGTGGGAGACGGCCAAGGCAAAAATGAAAATGTGAAGCTGATTGATGCCTTCGGTGGAAATGAAAGGAACTTTTCCCTGTATGATTTGGCATCGAGATGTTAGGAAACTTTATTGGAAGCTTTTGAAATCAGAGATATCAAGACCCGATGGCGAGCAGACTGATCTCGATAGCATATCACTATTGGCTTAGTGAGGTGGAACTTTATGATAGGAAAAGGCTTAAGATTGAACTAATCAATTATGGTAGAGAACGTTGTACGGTTTGACGAAACTTCAGGTGGGGAGATAATTAAGTCAAGTATATTAATTATGAATGTTCAAAGATGCCAAGTTCACTCATTTTGtcatttgattttcttttttaaatctaTCATCAATGTTGACAGAGGATGAAAGGAGGTTTCTTGCCTTGGCTGAACATTTGTCTGTTGACCCTCCAACTAAAATGCGTCGGAATCTGTCCGTGGAGTCAGCACTTTGCAGAAGCCTTCGTCCGTTGTTGTTTTCGTTTGAATCCTCGGACCGGTGCTCGTCATCGCCTGCGATGACAGCCTCTTCCGAGGCCTTACATGGGTGCCATGAATTGCCAACACTCTCGGACACACATATCTCTGAAATGAGGTTTTGGCTCACAGTAAGAAGCAAGGATATGAAGCCCAGCAGCATCAATTCTGTAAGACAAAAAAACTATGTTGCATCaatttctctttctcttgttCCATTGGTAGTTGTTATGTCAACACTAACGAAGGTAGGTAATTAATGTAGAACCACAAACCAGATTTGATCTTTTCTAGTGCTTCATATAGTGCGCTTTTGTGATGCTTTCTTAACCACTGCAGGAGGCCAGTTTAGCTACTGCTGATGATGCATCCAACCAGCATGCACAAATTGTTGGGACATGAAACAAACTTGCCTTGCCAATACGGTGGATGATTTGCTCGATGATGATCGAGAGGATGACAAGAACCAAGCAAACTGCGGCGACTGCCCACGTCGGAGTCTCCACCAACGATCGACTACTACTGCCATCACCACCACCGCCGGCCATGGGCGCGTACCCTTCGATCCCAAGAACAAATGTTAGGGATACTATGGAAAATATGATTTCTACAATCGACAAAAAGGTGAAGAAGATATATAGACATTGAGGGAGAGATGATGATTTCGGAtggcttcttttttgttttcttttgcttttttcctttacaagccTTCATCGTTTCTATCATGTCATAAATATAGGTGAGAAGGCTCGGTATGCTTACGTACTTGGCGGCGGCTAGGTGAGAAGGGCCGGTTTGCTTATGTGTTTGTCGGCGCCTAGAATCATTTAAGACCAATCTCTTCAAGTCATATATTACGGCTATAAACCCTGATGTCACTTAACAGGATCGACTGTCCTATGGACCCTCTAAAGCTGTCTTATGGATCTCTGCAGATAACATAAAAGCAGCTTGTAGATCCTTTAGGTTATATCTTCTAAATAGGATTTTTGTTATGCAAGAAAGTGATTGTTGTAAATTCTTGGATCGAGGAGGATTAGTTTTCTCTTAGAAATTGGTGAACAAGGAGTTGGTTTTTAATGACGatgttttcttccttctttcctaACTACATCGTCATCCTTTTTCTGGTTTTTTCCTGTTTGTCAACAAATTAGAACTTTCCAGCTGAAATGTCCAATATTCTCCCTTCGGGTAGATACAAAAGAAACTTCAAGTTATACGATGTGATGGTACTTTTTGTGTGTGACACGTTGACTTGGATATATACATCATAAGGTGGATTGAAtggaggagaaaatgcaaaagacgTACGTACACTCAATCTAAGCTATATTTTTCATTCATGCAACTGGACATCCAAGGGAATAaaaagattatttatttatttatttttatttcatagggaatataaaaaaattaggttTATGCAGATGATACGTGGGATATTGACAATTCCAATTGTCAATTCCTCAATGCATGCCGTCTCACCCCATCTCTGGAAATTAAGGGCAATCAGTGACATGCATGGTCtgtgaagaaaaataagaaacacAACAAGAAGTATCGTCACACCTGCCCAAGTTTGCGTTGATTTCTAAACAAG
This genomic stretch from Musa acuminata AAA Group cultivar baxijiao chromosome BXJ3-9, Cavendish_Baxijiao_AAA, whole genome shotgun sequence harbors:
- the LOC135649541 gene encoding MLO-like protein 6 isoform X1, which encodes MAGGGGDGSSSRSLVETPTWAVAAVCLVLVILSIIIEQIIHRIGKWLRKHHKSALYEALEKIKSELMLLGFISLLLTVSQNLISEICVSESVGNSWHPCKASEEAVIAGDDEHRSEDSNENNNGRRLLQSADSTDRFRRILVGGSTDKCSAKGKVPFISTEGINQLHIFIFALAVSHILYCVVTMALGRLKMRRWKSWELETETAEFQFSHDPDRFRFARDTSFGRRHLNFWSKPHVLVWIVCFIRQFVSSVSKVDYLTLRHGFIIAHLAPQSSSKFNFQKYIKRSLEEDFKVVVGISPTIWFIAVCFLLFNTHGWRSSLWLPFIPLIVILMVGTKLQVIITKMAIQIMERGDVVKGVPVVRPGDKLFWFNRPGLLLFLIHFVLFQNAFQLAFFAWSWYEFGYPSCFHKSIEDIVILISMGVLIQVLCSYVTLPLYALVTQMGSNLKPTIFNERVATALRKWHHTARKRLKENRRSASVTPSLSTSRPATPTHRLSPLHVLQYHHNEAESLQNSPKKFTMDDDQYDPEELTPPPHHSFDESFSHYRKAATSKGLMKEEQEMKEYGGSSELQMAHETDGHVSSVISVDFSFDKRQR
- the LOC135649541 gene encoding MLO-like protein 6 isoform X2, with protein sequence MLLGFISLLLTVSQNLISEICVSESVGNSWHPCKASEEAVIAGDDEHRSEDSNENNNGRRLLQSADSTDRFRRILVGGSTDKCSAKGKVPFISTEGINQLHIFIFALAVSHILYCVVTMALGRLKMRRWKSWELETETAEFQFSHDPDRFRFARDTSFGRRHLNFWSKPHVLVWIVCFIRQFVSSVSKVDYLTLRHGFIIAHLAPQSSSKFNFQKYIKRSLEEDFKVVVGISPTIWFIAVCFLLFNTHGWRSSLWLPFIPLIIVLMVGTKLQVIITKMAIQIMERGDVVKGVPVVRPGDKLFWFNRPGLLLFLIHFVLFQNAFQLAFFAWSWYEFGYPSCFHKSIEDIVILISMGVLIQVLCSYVTLPLYALVTQMGSNLKPTIFNERVATALRKWHHTARKRLKENRRSASVTPSLSTSRPATPTHRLSPLHVLQYHHNEAESLQNSPKKFTMDDDQYDPEELTPPPHHSFDESFSHYRKAATSKGLMKEEQEMKEYGGSSELQMAHETDGHVSSVISVDFSFDKRQR